The Asterias amurensis chromosome 21, ASM3211899v1 genome has a segment encoding these proteins:
- the LOC139952820 gene encoding rap guanine nucleotide exchange factor 6-like isoform X2, with translation MSSYMDLHYIKCLQKPPEERTAKNLEYIFKFLHTLEALRSLREAALREIAKNVRYMKRDANDILYCRDDRSTCWYILLAGSVFIDQHMFLPRSSFGKRTSGSGRRGADCLILETSELLVIDYPDALLMKPGHRQSYTPTNLERLMALEQAEIKVPAIRGRSFSEDRSGSMNDNTTVLPSIKLERTQSLDSQKKHGKKTMEELPTLLSGIEGPGGRLPVIASYSDRSSIHSSMSSSFSDLCQGSNSENPDLDLTGLVESTVDSDDEDTVSESASTLVVRDLVRDCLEKDPMDRTEDDIEILLDFMRHLPAFANMTMSVRRALCAVMVFAVVAKAGTIVMKNGEELDSWSVILNGHVEVTKPDESVDQLHLGDSFGVKATLETQFHVGVMRTTIDDCQFVCIAQDHYYRILTQGEENIRRIEENGMTVMVTEHRVLDDRRQGHILIKGTPERLISNLMEDHSPVDPTYVEDFLLSYRSYLPSPHQVCDSLLHWFQDVNLRDKVIRVLLLWVNNYYSDFEKSPDMIEFLETFEDCLEKEAMTGQLRLLHIAGAARAKRRTVVLARSDRDSKLSFSIVGGWEKKMGIFISKVERGSKAQIVGLRKGDQLLEVNGFSFEHVTRSKALEILKGTTHLSITVKYNTLAFRDLIASQDGRTNWGRLPSTEIQLLQADPRARLTIPDLALTTPFSGMSPEIKEKTKHEKRGGFATLGHKTKLRKAMAKLSILPNKTAARTQDDSSTLMRCSKSGSISGSTPYLSNSNPDLTSIAAIPMYESSTYVGGNDYPEHVLKIYRADQSCKYFLVHKETTALEVVMLAMREYGLTDAANSGTYSLCEVTVAPGGMVKQRRLPDHQSDIASRLSLCGRLFLRNNMASETLMPDEVAVELLKDSQVTFLQLDSTEVSSQLTLSDYSIFQAIESTDYIEDLFHLKSTEKNNRLQLFEELVNKELFWVITEVCNEMNLVKRAKILKQFVKIARHCKDCKNFNSLFAIISGLGHGCVSRLRSTWDKVPAKYVKMFEDLQDLMDPSRNMSKYRNLVSSEQVQPPMIPFVPVVKKDLTFIHLGNDSKVEGLINFEKLRMISREVRYIVSMANAAYDPKQLLSAKSSAGSGSPLIGSSLASVIAPGMSTLPRKRSQGRRSSAVINPKKMWEEAQMARRVKQYLISLKVVDDEDELRDLSLKCEPIANTGSMNSGTLRRSSQTSQSGSTSTLAPPATTYNKQEEEIKKIIYKDAPKTSFGATSPKNLRKLLSLSEEGEGRMKVTKVQKPSQHKGPPSVGHSKVVPSSPTSNSLSRSRKVACAVRGASNNSTTSSADVDGSRKLSPQRSDSGYGGSDAGVPMRHDHKPKHRQAGQPQSMSGVYDSSDSSQSCLSSNYDTQSNSSFGSSSPPTRDHQFTNDLPGAPLHSQRKHPNRWAAHDERSAYPDRPRPPPDYHVVTKGTPPKGTAGRSYSQSSSAPPEVSERKPPDYAVATARKKVLSSSQSEACDFYDSDNEQVSVV, from the exons ATTGACTACCCCGATGCTCTACTAATGAAACCTGGCCACCGCCAATCATACACCCCCACTAATTTAGAACGCCTTATGGCGTTAGAACAAGCGGAGATCAAGGTGCCTGCCATACGAGGGCGCTCTTTCAGCGAGGATCGGTCAGGGTCCATGAACGATAACACA ACTGTACTGCCATCCATCAAGTTGGAACGGACTCAGTCATTGGACAGTCAAAAG AAACACGGCAAgaagaccatggaggaattacCGACACTGCTGAGCGGGATTGAAGGCCCCGGTGGTCGTCTTCCGGTCATTGCGAGCTACAGCGATCGTAGCTCCATCCACAGTAGCATGTCAAGTAGTTTCTCCGATCTGTGCCAAGGAAGCAACAGTGAGAACCCAGACCTGGACCTGACGGGGCTGGTGGAGAGCACCGTGGACTCAGACGATGAGGACACTGTCAGTGAATCAGCATCG aCTCTTGTTGTCCGAGATCTCGTACGAGACTGCCTTGAAAAGGACCCCATGGACAGAACAGAAGATGACATTG AAATCTTGTTGGATTTTATGCGCCACCTACCAGCGTTTGCTAACATGACAATGTCAGTGCGTCGGGCGCTGTGTGCAGTCATGGTGTTCGCTGTTGTAGCTAAAGCTGGGACTATTGTCATGAAGAACGGCGAGGAG CTGGATTCATGGTCCGTGATTCTCAACGGTCACGTTGAAGTGACTAAACCTGATGAGAGCGTGGATCAACTTCATCTAGGAGACAG TTTTGGAGTGAAAGCGACCCTGGAGACACAGTTCCATGTGGGTGTGATGAGAACCACGATAGACGATTGCCAGTTTGTTTGTATCGCTCAGGATCACTACTACAGGATCTTAACGCAGG GTGAAGAGAATATACGTCGGATTGAAGAGAATGGCATGACAGTCATGGTTACAGAACACAGGGTACTAGACGACAGGAGACAGGGACATATCTTAATTAAG GGTACACCAGAGAGACTTATTTCCAACCTAATGGAGGACCACTCCCCTGTTGACCCAACGTACGTTGAAGATTTCCTCTTGAGTTACCGTTCCTATCTACCAAGTCCTCATCAAGTATGCGACAGTCTCTTGCACTGGTTCCAAGATGTCAACCTTCGAGACAAG GTTATACGCGTGTTACTTCTATGGGTTAATAATTACTACAGCGACTTTGAGAAATCACCAGATATGATCGAATTCCTGGAGACGTTTGAAGACTGTTTAGAAAAAGAG GCAATGACAGGACAGTTAAGGTTACTTCACATAGCAGGAGCAGCAAGGGCTAAAAGGAGGACAGTGGTGTTG GCGCGGTCAGATCGAGACTCAAAGCTTTCCTTCTCAATCGTCGGGGGTTGGGAGAAGAAAATGGGCATCTTCATCTCCAAGGTAGAGAGGGGCTCCAAGGCGCAGATAGTCGGCCTTCGTAAGGGCGACCAGCTTCTTGAAGTAAATGGGTTCAGCTTTGAGCACGTCACACGCTCCAAAGCCTTGGAGATTCTAAAAGGGACTACTCACCTCAGTATTACCGTCAAGTACAACACACTCG CTTTTCGAGACCTAATTGCATCTCAGGACGGCCGTACTAACTGGGGCCGTCTACCGAGCACCGAGATCCAACTCCTCCAAGCCGACCCCCGAGCGAGGCTAACCATCCCCGACCTCGCCCTGACCACGCCCTTCTCTGGGATGTCACCGGAGATCAAGGAGAAGACAAAACATGAGAAGCGAGGAGGATTCGCGACGTTGGGACACAAGACCAAACTCAGAAAGGCCATGGCTAAACTCAGTATTCTACCAAATAAAACAGCAGCAAG GACGCAAGATGATTCATCGACTCTCATGAGATGTTCCAAGTCTGGCAGTATCAGCGGTAGCACGCCGTACTTAAGCAACAGCAACCCCGATCTGACATCCATCGCGGCGATCCCCATGTACGAGTCATCGACGTACGTCGGTGGAAACGACTACCCTGAGCACGTCTTGAAGATCTACAGGGCGGATCAGTCTTGCAAGTACTTCCTGGTGCATAAA GAGACAACTGCTCTAGAGGTAGTGATGCTAGCCATGAGAGAGTACGGTCTAACAGACGCAGCCAACTCCGGAACTTACTCCCTCTGTGAGGTAACCGTTGCCCCTGGTGGTATGGTCAAACAGAGAAGGCTGCCAGATCATCAGAGCGACATCGCAAGCCGTCTCAGTCTTTGCGGGAGGTTATTCCTTAGGAACAACATGGCCTCTGAGACACTCATGCCGGATGAGGTCGCTGTG GAGTTACTGAAAGATAGCCAAGTGACCTTCCTGCAGTTGGATTCCACCGAAGTCTCATCCCAACTCACTCTGAGCGACTACAGTATTTTCCAAGCCATCGAGTCGACAGATTACATCGAAGACCTCTTCCACCTTAAATCAACTGAGAAAAATAACAGACTACAACTCTTTGAAGAG CTTGTCAACAAGGAGCTGTTCTGGGTGATAACAGAAGTCTGCAATGAAATGAACCTCGTCAAGCGAGCTAAGATTTTAAAACAGTTCGTCAAGATCGCAA GACACTGTAAGGACTGTAAGAACTTCAACTCCCTGTTTGCAATCATCAGCGGACTCGGTCACGGCTGTGTCTCGCGACTCCGGAGTACCTGGGACAAAGTACCGGCTAAGTACGTTAAGATGTTTGAGGATTTACAGGATCTGATGGATCCCTCTAGGAATATGTCCAAGTATCGGAACTTGGTCAGCTCGGAGCAGGTTCAACCTCCAATG atTCCGTTTGTTCCAGTCGTTAAGAAGGACTTGACCTTCATACACCTCGGTAACGACTCCAAAGTAGAAGGGCTGATCAACTTTGAGAAATTAAGAATGATTTCGAGAGAAGTGAGATACATTGTCAGCATGGCCAACGCTGCCTAT GACCCTAAACAACTCCTCAGCGCTAAGTCGAGTGCTGGTTCCGGGTCTCCATTGATTGGTTCCAGCTTAGCATCAGTCATAGCCCCTGGAATGAGCACGTTACCAAGGAAACGTAGCCAAGGACGACGTAGCTCGGCCGTCATCAACCCCAAAAAGATGTGGGAAGAG GCCCAGATGGCTCGCCGTGTGAAGCAGTACCTCATTAGTCTCAAAGTAGTAGATGACGAAGACGAACTCCGAGATCTGTCACTGAAATGTGAACCAATAGCAAACACAG gGTCAATGAATTCTGGAACATTGCGTCGTAGCTCTCAGACCAGTCAGAGTGGAAGTACATCAACGTTAGCACCCCCAGCAACGACCTACAacaaacaagaagaagaaatcaAGAAGATCATCTACAAAGATGCTCCTAAGACGTCTTTTG GTGCAACATCCCCCAAGAACCTCCGCAAGTTATTATCACTCTCTGAAGAAGGCGAAGGTAGAATGAAAGTCACAAAAGTTCAGAAGCCTTCTCAGCATAAAGGACCTCCTTCCGTAGGTCACTCCAAAGTCGTTCCATCATCCCCGACGTCAAACTCCCTCAGCAGGTCACGGAAAGTTGCTTGTGCCGTAAGAG GGGCTTCAAATAACAGCACCACATCATCGGCCGACGTTGATGGGAGTCGTAAGCTCAGCCCGCAGCGTAGTGATAGTGGCTATGGTGGCAGTGATGCTGGTGTGCCCATGAGACATGATCATAAACCCAAGCACAGACAGGCTG GTCAACCGCAAAGCATGAGTGGCGTTTACGACAGCTCAGATTCCAGTCAGAGTTGTCTGTCATCGAACTACGACACTCAGAGCAACTCATCCTTTGGTTCATCCTCGCCACCAACGAGGGATCATCAGTTCACTAATG atttacCCGGAGCCCCTTTGCACAGCCAGAGAAAACATCCAAATAGGTGGGCTGCCCATGACGAGCGATCCGCCTACCCCGACAGGCCCCGCCCACCACCCGACTACCATGTAGTAACCAAGGGAACACCTCCAAAAGGCACAG CTGGACGGTCATATTCCCAGTCTTCTTCTGCTCCTCCTGAAGTGTCAGAAAGAAAGCCACCAGACTATGCTGTGGCGACAGCACGAAAAA AAGTGTTAAGCAGCTCGCAGTCTGAGGCATGTGATTTCTACGATTCAG ATAATGAACAAGTGTCTGTGGTATGA
- the LOC139952820 gene encoding rap guanine nucleotide exchange factor 2-like isoform X6, which produces MQKAWFLYGGGKHGKKTMEELPTLLSGIEGPGGRLPVIASYSDRSSIHSSMSSSFSDLCQGSNSENPDLDLTGLVESTVDSDDEDTVSESASTLVVRDLVRDCLEKDPMDRTEDDIEILLDFMRHLPAFANMTMSVRRALCAVMVFAVVAKAGTIVMKNGEELDSWSVILNGHVEVTKPDESVDQLHLGDSFGVKATLETQFHVGVMRTTIDDCQFVCIAQDHYYRILTQGEENIRRIEENGMTVMVTEHRVLDDRRQGHILIKGTPERLISNLMEDHSPVDPTYVEDFLLSYRSYLPSPHQVCDSLLHWFQDVNLRDKVIRVLLLWVNNYYSDFEKSPDMIEFLETFEDCLEKEAMTGQLRLLHIAGAARAKRRTVVLARSDRDSKLSFSIVGGWEKKMGIFISKVERGSKAQIVGLRKGDQLLEVNGFSFEHVTRSKALEILKGTTHLSITVKYNTLAFRDLIASQDGRTNWGRLPSTEIQLLQADPRARLTIPDLALTTPFSGMSPEIKEKTKHEKRGGFATLGHKTKLRKAMAKLSILPNKTAARTQDDSSTLMRCSKSGSISGSTPYLSNSNPDLTSIAAIPMYESSTYVGGNDYPEHVLKIYRADQSCKYFLVHKETTALEVVMLAMREYGLTDAANSGTYSLCEVTVAPGGMVKQRRLPDHQSDIASRLSLCGRLFLRNNMASETLMPDEVAVELLKDSQVTFLQLDSTEVSSQLTLSDYSIFQAIESTDYIEDLFHLKSTEKNNRLQLFEELVNKELFWVITEVCNEMNLVKRAKILKQFVKIARHCKDCKNFNSLFAIISGLGHGCVSRLRSTWDKVPAKYVKMFEDLQDLMDPSRNMSKYRNLVSSEQVQPPMIPFVPVVKKDLTFIHLGNDSKVEGLINFEKLRMISREVRYIVSMANAAYDPKQLLSAKSSAGSGSPLIGSSLASVIAPGMSTLPRKRSQGRRSSAVINPKKMWEEAQMARRVKQYLISLKVVDDEDELRDLSLKCEPIANTAILRITGGGSMNSGTLRRSSQTSQSGSTSTLAPPATTYNKQEEEIKKIIYKDAPKTSFGATSPKNLRKLLSLSEEGEGRMKVTKVQKPSQHKGPPSVGHSKVVPSSPTSNSLSRSRKVACAVRGASNNSTTSSADVDGSRKLSPQRSDSGYGGSDAGVPMRHDHKPKHRQAGQPQSMSGVYDSSDSSQSCLSSNYDTQSNSSFGSSSPPTRDHQFTNDLPGAPLHSQRKHPNRWAAHDERSAYPDRPRPPPDYHVVTKGTPPKGTAGRSYSQSSSAPPEVSERKPPDYAVATARKKVLSSSQSEACDFYDSDNEQVSVV; this is translated from the exons ATGCAGAAGGCATGGTTCTTATACGGCGGCGGT AAACACGGCAAgaagaccatggaggaattacCGACACTGCTGAGCGGGATTGAAGGCCCCGGTGGTCGTCTTCCGGTCATTGCGAGCTACAGCGATCGTAGCTCCATCCACAGTAGCATGTCAAGTAGTTTCTCCGATCTGTGCCAAGGAAGCAACAGTGAGAACCCAGACCTGGACCTGACGGGGCTGGTGGAGAGCACCGTGGACTCAGACGATGAGGACACTGTCAGTGAATCAGCATCG aCTCTTGTTGTCCGAGATCTCGTACGAGACTGCCTTGAAAAGGACCCCATGGACAGAACAGAAGATGACATTG AAATCTTGTTGGATTTTATGCGCCACCTACCAGCGTTTGCTAACATGACAATGTCAGTGCGTCGGGCGCTGTGTGCAGTCATGGTGTTCGCTGTTGTAGCTAAAGCTGGGACTATTGTCATGAAGAACGGCGAGGAG CTGGATTCATGGTCCGTGATTCTCAACGGTCACGTTGAAGTGACTAAACCTGATGAGAGCGTGGATCAACTTCATCTAGGAGACAG TTTTGGAGTGAAAGCGACCCTGGAGACACAGTTCCATGTGGGTGTGATGAGAACCACGATAGACGATTGCCAGTTTGTTTGTATCGCTCAGGATCACTACTACAGGATCTTAACGCAGG GTGAAGAGAATATACGTCGGATTGAAGAGAATGGCATGACAGTCATGGTTACAGAACACAGGGTACTAGACGACAGGAGACAGGGACATATCTTAATTAAG GGTACACCAGAGAGACTTATTTCCAACCTAATGGAGGACCACTCCCCTGTTGACCCAACGTACGTTGAAGATTTCCTCTTGAGTTACCGTTCCTATCTACCAAGTCCTCATCAAGTATGCGACAGTCTCTTGCACTGGTTCCAAGATGTCAACCTTCGAGACAAG GTTATACGCGTGTTACTTCTATGGGTTAATAATTACTACAGCGACTTTGAGAAATCACCAGATATGATCGAATTCCTGGAGACGTTTGAAGACTGTTTAGAAAAAGAG GCAATGACAGGACAGTTAAGGTTACTTCACATAGCAGGAGCAGCAAGGGCTAAAAGGAGGACAGTGGTGTTG GCGCGGTCAGATCGAGACTCAAAGCTTTCCTTCTCAATCGTCGGGGGTTGGGAGAAGAAAATGGGCATCTTCATCTCCAAGGTAGAGAGGGGCTCCAAGGCGCAGATAGTCGGCCTTCGTAAGGGCGACCAGCTTCTTGAAGTAAATGGGTTCAGCTTTGAGCACGTCACACGCTCCAAAGCCTTGGAGATTCTAAAAGGGACTACTCACCTCAGTATTACCGTCAAGTACAACACACTCG CTTTTCGAGACCTAATTGCATCTCAGGACGGCCGTACTAACTGGGGCCGTCTACCGAGCACCGAGATCCAACTCCTCCAAGCCGACCCCCGAGCGAGGCTAACCATCCCCGACCTCGCCCTGACCACGCCCTTCTCTGGGATGTCACCGGAGATCAAGGAGAAGACAAAACATGAGAAGCGAGGAGGATTCGCGACGTTGGGACACAAGACCAAACTCAGAAAGGCCATGGCTAAACTCAGTATTCTACCAAATAAAACAGCAGCAAG GACGCAAGATGATTCATCGACTCTCATGAGATGTTCCAAGTCTGGCAGTATCAGCGGTAGCACGCCGTACTTAAGCAACAGCAACCCCGATCTGACATCCATCGCGGCGATCCCCATGTACGAGTCATCGACGTACGTCGGTGGAAACGACTACCCTGAGCACGTCTTGAAGATCTACAGGGCGGATCAGTCTTGCAAGTACTTCCTGGTGCATAAA GAGACAACTGCTCTAGAGGTAGTGATGCTAGCCATGAGAGAGTACGGTCTAACAGACGCAGCCAACTCCGGAACTTACTCCCTCTGTGAGGTAACCGTTGCCCCTGGTGGTATGGTCAAACAGAGAAGGCTGCCAGATCATCAGAGCGACATCGCAAGCCGTCTCAGTCTTTGCGGGAGGTTATTCCTTAGGAACAACATGGCCTCTGAGACACTCATGCCGGATGAGGTCGCTGTG GAGTTACTGAAAGATAGCCAAGTGACCTTCCTGCAGTTGGATTCCACCGAAGTCTCATCCCAACTCACTCTGAGCGACTACAGTATTTTCCAAGCCATCGAGTCGACAGATTACATCGAAGACCTCTTCCACCTTAAATCAACTGAGAAAAATAACAGACTACAACTCTTTGAAGAG CTTGTCAACAAGGAGCTGTTCTGGGTGATAACAGAAGTCTGCAATGAAATGAACCTCGTCAAGCGAGCTAAGATTTTAAAACAGTTCGTCAAGATCGCAA GACACTGTAAGGACTGTAAGAACTTCAACTCCCTGTTTGCAATCATCAGCGGACTCGGTCACGGCTGTGTCTCGCGACTCCGGAGTACCTGGGACAAAGTACCGGCTAAGTACGTTAAGATGTTTGAGGATTTACAGGATCTGATGGATCCCTCTAGGAATATGTCCAAGTATCGGAACTTGGTCAGCTCGGAGCAGGTTCAACCTCCAATG atTCCGTTTGTTCCAGTCGTTAAGAAGGACTTGACCTTCATACACCTCGGTAACGACTCCAAAGTAGAAGGGCTGATCAACTTTGAGAAATTAAGAATGATTTCGAGAGAAGTGAGATACATTGTCAGCATGGCCAACGCTGCCTAT GACCCTAAACAACTCCTCAGCGCTAAGTCGAGTGCTGGTTCCGGGTCTCCATTGATTGGTTCCAGCTTAGCATCAGTCATAGCCCCTGGAATGAGCACGTTACCAAGGAAACGTAGCCAAGGACGACGTAGCTCGGCCGTCATCAACCCCAAAAAGATGTGGGAAGAG GCCCAGATGGCTCGCCGTGTGAAGCAGTACCTCATTAGTCTCAAAGTAGTAGATGACGAAGACGAACTCCGAGATCTGTCACTGAAATGTGAACCAATAGCAAACACAG ccattctGCGGATTACCGGTGGGG gGTCAATGAATTCTGGAACATTGCGTCGTAGCTCTCAGACCAGTCAGAGTGGAAGTACATCAACGTTAGCACCCCCAGCAACGACCTACAacaaacaagaagaagaaatcaAGAAGATCATCTACAAAGATGCTCCTAAGACGTCTTTTG GTGCAACATCCCCCAAGAACCTCCGCAAGTTATTATCACTCTCTGAAGAAGGCGAAGGTAGAATGAAAGTCACAAAAGTTCAGAAGCCTTCTCAGCATAAAGGACCTCCTTCCGTAGGTCACTCCAAAGTCGTTCCATCATCCCCGACGTCAAACTCCCTCAGCAGGTCACGGAAAGTTGCTTGTGCCGTAAGAG GGGCTTCAAATAACAGCACCACATCATCGGCCGACGTTGATGGGAGTCGTAAGCTCAGCCCGCAGCGTAGTGATAGTGGCTATGGTGGCAGTGATGCTGGTGTGCCCATGAGACATGATCATAAACCCAAGCACAGACAGGCTG GTCAACCGCAAAGCATGAGTGGCGTTTACGACAGCTCAGATTCCAGTCAGAGTTGTCTGTCATCGAACTACGACACTCAGAGCAACTCATCCTTTGGTTCATCCTCGCCACCAACGAGGGATCATCAGTTCACTAATG atttacCCGGAGCCCCTTTGCACAGCCAGAGAAAACATCCAAATAGGTGGGCTGCCCATGACGAGCGATCCGCCTACCCCGACAGGCCCCGCCCACCACCCGACTACCATGTAGTAACCAAGGGAACACCTCCAAAAGGCACAG CTGGACGGTCATATTCCCAGTCTTCTTCTGCTCCTCCTGAAGTGTCAGAAAGAAAGCCACCAGACTATGCTGTGGCGACAGCACGAAAAA AAGTGTTAAGCAGCTCGCAGTCTGAGGCATGTGATTTCTACGATTCAG ATAATGAACAAGTGTCTGTGGTATGA